From one Trifolium pratense cultivar HEN17-A07 linkage group LG1, ARS_RC_1.1, whole genome shotgun sequence genomic stretch:
- the LOC123923529 gene encoding MLP-like protein 328, with protein MAQICVLEASVQLKSCPQKFFNFLKNQSEHIPNKAQSENVHGVEIHKGDWNTPGSVKIWKFTIEGKEEIFNEKIEVDEVNKTITYVAVGGNVLELYKNYKAIVKVENRNLKLRIEYEKLDDDTPPPKKYQQFIINIVRDLDGNLVKG; from the exons ATGGCTCAAATTTGTGTCCTTGAGGCAAGTGTGCAACTAAAATCTTGTCCTCAAAAGTTCTTCAACTTCCTTAAGAACCAAAGTGAACACATTCCAAATAAAGCACAGAGTGAAAACGTGCATGGCGTTGAGATTCATAAAGGCGATTGGAACACTCCTGGCTCTGTCAAGATTTGGAAATTTACCATAG AAGGAAAGGAGGAGATATTCAATGAAAAGATTGAAGTGGATGAAGTGAACAAGACAATAACATATGTTGCTGTGGGAGGGAATGTGTTGGAGTTGTACAAAAACTACAAGGCCATTGTGAAAGTTGAGAATCGAAATTTAAAGTTGAGAATAGAATACGAGAAGCTTGATGATGACACCCCACCTCCAAAGAAATACCAACAGTTTATCATTAATATTGTTAGAGACCTTGATGGAAACTTAGTTAAAGGTTAA
- the LOC123902708 gene encoding protein C2-DOMAIN ABA-RELATED 9-like yields the protein MDNHNNILGLLKLRIKRGINLAIRDAKSSDPYVVVNMGEQKLKTRVVKNNCNPEWNEELTLSVRDVKTPIHLTVFDKDTFSVDDKMGDADVDLKPYVQSVQMRLDKLPNGCAVKRIQANRTNCLAEESSCIYKNGKIIQEMILRLRNVESGELVVEIEWVDVAGCKGLLGVQI from the exons ATGgataatcataataatattcTTGGTCTTCTTAAACTTAGGATTAAAAGAGGTATTAATCTTGCAATTCGTGATGCTAAATCCAGCGATCCTTATGTTGTTGTCAACATGGGTGAACAG AAATTGAAGACTCGTGTAGTGAAAAACAATTGCAACCCTGAGTGGAATGAAGAATTAACCCTTTCAGTAAGGGATGTTAAAACTCCTATACATTTG ACAGTTTTCGACAAAGATACTTTCTCCGTAGACGATAAAATGGGTGATGCAGATGTAGACTTGAAACCATATGTACAATCTGTACAAATGAGGTTGGACAAACTTCCAAATGGTTGTGCAGTTAAGAGGATTCAAGCAAATAGGACTAACTGCCTTGCTGAAGAGAGCAGTTGTATttataaaaatggaaaaatcatCCAAGAAATGATTCTACGATTAAGAAATGTCGAGAGTGGGGAATTGGTTGTTGAAATCGAGTGGGTGGACGTCGCAGGTTGCAAAGGCCTATTAGGGGTACAAATTTAA
- the LOC123902106 gene encoding DNA gyrase subunit A, chloroplastic/mitochondrial yields MNLSSMAFSSALRLLTLSPFTPTTRLSFLRRSTSQLRFLSASSKRRPSTSIKAASASSGRRDEPEQDGNGSLAVVDGNGNGSDIVKKNEGRIVLTELHKEATEAYMAYAMSVLLGRALPDVRDGLKPVHRRILFAMHELGLSSKKPFKKCARVVGEVLGKFHPHGDGAVYDSMVRMAQDFSLRSPLVNGHGNFGSIDADPPAAMRYTECRLEELAEAVLLADLDQDTVDFVPNFDNSQKEPSFLPARLPNLLLNGSSGIAVGMATNIPPHNLAEVVDVLCVMIHNPEATLQELLEYMPGPDFPTGGIIMGNLGILEAYRTGRGRVIVRGKTDVELLDSKSKRSAIIIKEIPYQTNKSALVEKIADLVESKSLDGISDIRDESDRSGMRVVIELKRGSDPLIVLNNLYRLTSLQSTFSCNMVGILNGKPKQMGLKEILQAFLDFRCYVVERRARFQLSKAQQRRHIVEGILVGFDNLDGVIRIIREASSNSIAAVGLRNEFNLSEKQAEALLDMSLRRLTLRESDNFVAENKSLTEHISKLEELLSSRKNILELIEQEAIDLKNKFASPRRSILEDTDDGQLEDIDVIPNEEMLLTLSEKGYLKRMKPNTFTQQNRGTIGKSVGKLKMNDSMSDFIVCHAHDHVLYFSDKGTVYSARAYKIPECSRTASGTPLVQILSLSDGERITSIIPVSEFTEDQFLLMLTVQGYIKRVPLNSFSSIRSSGIIAIQLVPGDELKWVRCCTNDDFVAMASHNGMVILSLCSKIRTQGRNTRGALAMRLKEGDRMASVDIIPAAMWNDLETISKLPGTNVKSHDGPWLLFISESGHGKRVPLSRFRMSSLNRVGLIGYKFSAEDRLAAVFVVGFSLAEDGESDEEVVLVSQSGTVNRIKVRDISIQSRFARGVILMRLDHAGKIQSASLISATESEPEEVLDIAAQG; encoded by the exons ATGAACTTGTCATCCATGGCATTCTCATCAGCACTCAGACTTCTCACACTCTCTCCCTTCACTCCCACAACACGTCTCTCATTTCTCCGCCGCTCAACCTCACAACTCCGATTCCTCTCCGCTTCTTCCAAACGCCGTCCCTCTACTTCTATTAAGGCGGCCAGTGCTTCTTCTGGACGCCGTGACGAACCCGAACAAGATGGAAATGGAAGCTTGGCGGTTGTGGATGGTAATGGGAATGGGAGTGATATTGTTAAGAAAAATGAGGGAAGGATTGTGTTGACTGAACTTCATAAAGAAGCTACTGAAGCTTATATGGCTTATGCTATGTCGGTTTTGCTCGGTCGTGCTTTGCCTGATGTTCGTGATGGGTTGAAGCCTGTTCATCGGAGGATTCT ATTTGCAATGCACGAGCTTGGTCTCTCTTCCAAAAAACCATTCAAGAAATGTGCAAGAGTCGTTGGAGAG GTATTGGGAAAATTTCACCCTCATGGAGACGGTGCTGTATATGATTCCATGGTGCGAATGGCCCAG GATTTTTCATTACGAAGTCCTTTGGTCAATGGTCATGGAAATTTTGGGTCAATTGATGCTGACCCTCCTGCTGCCATGCGTTACACAGAGTGCAGACTGGAA GAATTGGCTGAAGCAGTGCTGTTGGCAGATCTAGATCAAGATACA GTTGATTTCGTTCCAAATTTTGATAATTCACAGAAAGAACCATCATTCCTACCTGCTCGTCTTCCAAACTTATTGTTGAATGGTTCTTCTGGGATTGCG GTTGGCATGGCGACTAATATCCCTCCTCATAATCTGGCGGAAGTAGTAGATGTGCTCTGTGTTATGATACATAATCCAGAAGCTACT CTGCAAGAATTACTTGAATACATGCCAGGACCTGACTTTCCAACAGGAGGGATAATTATGGGAAACCTTGG GATCTTAGAAGCATACCGTACTGGACGTGGACGTGTTATTGTCAGAGGGAAAACTGATGTTGAATTGCTTGATTCCAAGTCAAAACGGTCTgcaataataattaaagag ATACCTTACCAGACAAACAAATCAGCTTTGGTTGAGAAGATCGCCGACCTTGTGGAAAGCAAG AGTTTAGATGGGATAAGTGATATTCGGGATGAGAGTGATCGTTCTGGAATGCGTGTAGTCATTGAg CTGAAGCGGGGATCAGATCCATTGATTGTTTTGAATAATCTTTATCGCTTAACTTCTCTGCAGTCTACATTTAGTTGTAATATGGTGGG CATTCTTAACGGAAAACCTAAGCAAATGGGATTGAAAGAAATTTTGCAG GCATTCTTAGACTTCAGATGCTATGTTGTTGAGAGACGTGCAAGATTTCAATTGTCAAAAGCACAACAGAGAAGGCATATTGTTGAG GGTATTCTTGTTGGGTTCGATAATCTGGATGGGGTGATTCGCATAATACGTGAAGCTTCAAGTAACTCAATTGCTGCAGTCGGGCTACGGAATG AGTTCAATCTCTCTGAGAAACAAGCTGAAGCTCTTTTGGATATGAGCCTAAGAAGACTGACCCTTCGTGAG AGTGACAACTTTGTAGCTGAAAATAAATCTTTGACCGAACACATTTCCAAGCTAGAGGAACTGTTGTCCAGCAGGAAAAATATACTGGAG CTTATTGAACAAGAAGCAATTGATCTGAAAAATAAGTTTGCTAGTCCAAGGCGTTCAATTTTGGAGGACACGGATGATGGTCAACTTGAAGACATTGATGTTATTCCAAATGAAGAAATGCTATTG ACACTTAGTGAAAAAGGTTATTTGAAGCGTATGAAGCCAAATACTTTTACCCAACAAAATCGTGGAACAATTGGCAAATCAGTAGGCAAACTAAAAATGAACGATTCTATGTCTGATTTCATAGTTTGTCATGCACATGATCATGTTCTTTATTTCAg TGATAAGGGAACAGTATACTCAGCTCGTGCCTACAAAATTCCGGAATGTAGCCGGACTGCTTCTGGCACACCACTTGTTCAG ATCTTATCTTTATCTGACGGTGAAAGAATAACATCCATAATCCCTGTGAGTGAGTTCACCGAAGATCAGTTTTTACTGATGCTTACAGTGCAAGGATATATCAAGAGAGTACCCTTGAATTCATTTTCATCAATCAGATCGTCTGGAATCATTGCAATTCAGTTG GTTCCCGGTGATGAGCTGAAATGGGTCCGTTGTTGCACAAATGATGACTTTGTGGCTATGGCTTCACACAATGGAATGGTCATATTGAGTCTATGCAGTAAG ATTCGCACGCAAGGAAGAAATACAAGGGGTGCACTGGCAATGAGACTCAAAGAAGGGGATAGGATGGCAAGTGTGGACATTATACCCGCGGCTATGTGGAATGACTTGGAAACCATATCAAAACTTCCTGGGACCAA TGTAAAGAGCCATGATGGCCCATGGCTTTTGTTTATTTCCGAGAGTGGTCATGGAAAGCGGGTTCCTTTAAGCCGTTTCCGAATGTCATCTTTGAATCGAGTTGGTCTGATTGGATAcaag TTTTCTGCTGAGGATCGCCTGGCTGCCGTATTTGTTGTAGGATTCTCATTAGCAG AGGATGGTGAAAGTGATGAAGAAGTGGTTCTTGTTAGCCAAAGTGGTACAGTCAACAGGATTAAAGTTCGGGATATTTCAATTCAATCTCGATTTGCAAG GGGAGTTATTCTGATGCGACTTGATCATGCTGGAAAGATTCAGTCCGCTTCTTTAATCTCTGCAACAGAATCCGAGCCTGAAGAAGTTCTTGATATTGCCGCCCAAGGCTAG
- the LOC123902621 gene encoding uncharacterized protein At4g22758-like, with protein sequence MMLSKQKKNQNANHNQRRLLISINVLGSAGPIRFVVNEEELVEAVIDTTLKSYAREGRLPLLGSDNSAFFLYCPHLGSDAALSPWDKIGSHGARNFVLCKKPHTTNEAADDGSGNSSNGTTTISRRGSSGSWKSWFNLNLKISSH encoded by the exons ATGATGTTGAGCAAGCAGAAGAAGAATCAGAATGCGAATCACAACCAGAGGAGGTTGTTGATTAGCATCAATGTGTTGGGAAGTGCTGGACCGATTCGATTTGTTGTGAATGAAGAAGAGCTTGTTGAAGCTGTTATTGATACTACTCTTAAGTCTTATGCTCGTGAAGGTCGATTACCTCTTCTGGGGAGTGATAACAGTGCTTTCTTTCTCTACTGTCCTCATCTTGGATCTGATG CCGCTCTGAGTCCATGGGATAAAATCGGATCACATGGAGCTCGGAATTTTGTGCTATGCAAGAAGCCACACACCACAAATGAGGCAGCTGATGATGGAAGTGGGAATTCTTCAAATGGGACTACAACAATTTCCCGCAGGGGAAGTAGTGGTAGTTGGAAATCTTGGTTCAACCTCAACCTTAAAATTTCTTCCCATTGA